DNA sequence from the Deltaproteobacteria bacterium genome:
CGACCCGCGCGTGGCCGCGCTATCCTTGCCAGCGATGGAAGCGGTGCGCGCGGGCTGGCTGCGGGCCGGACTGCTCGATGGCGTCGTCGAGGCGGACCCCACGATCGCCGGGGTCGCGGTGGCGGTGCTGGCGGCCGGCGCGGTGATCTACGTGGCGCTGGCGTGGCGCCGGCGCTCGGGTCGGCGCTGATGGCCGAGGTCGCGCGCGGAACCACTGGCGATCGGCCGCTCGCGCGGACGCTGTACGCGATCGCCGCCAAGCGGTTCACCGGCGAGTTCACCCTCACCGCGGCCGCCGGCGAGTACCGCATCGCGTGGCACGACGGCGCCATCGTCGCCGCGGCCGCGCCGGTCGGCGAGACCCTCGTCGACCGGGCGGCGGCCGTTTTTGGCGCGGGAGACGGCACGTTCGTCCTCGACAGCGACGCGACGCTGCGGCCGCAACCCGACGGCCCCGTCGACGTGCGGCGGGTCATCTTCGCCGGCCTCGTCACCTACGCGGACGCCGCGGCGCTCGAGCGCGACACCGCCCCCGTCGCGCAGCAGCCGTTTGCTCCGACGCCGCACGGCATGGCGGCGCTCGACCGGTTCGGCTTCGCGCCGGCGGATCAGCCGTGGCTCCGCCGCATCGTCGAAGAGCCCGGCCCGCTCGCGGATCTGCTCGACGCCGACCCGACGGCCGACCATCGACGCGTCCGCGCGATCGTCGCGGCGCTGCTCGCCACCGATGCGGTCGCCCCGGCCGGGGCGTCGCCGGCCGGAGCCGCCCCGGAGTCGGCCACCGCCGACCCGCACGCCGACCTCCGCGCGCTCGTCACCGCCAAGGCGGACGCGATCGCGCGCGGCGCCGACCACTTCGAGTTGCTCGGCATCGCGCGCGACGCGACGGCCGAGCAGATCCGCGCCGCATATTTCGCGCTCGCCAAGCAGATCCATCCCGACCGCGTGCGCCAGCTCGGCGCCGCGGATCTCGCCGCCGCCGCCGGCAAGGTGTTCGCGCGCGCCAACGAGGCGTTCGCCGTGCTCGGCGACGACGCCAAGCGGGCCGAGTACGTCGCGCAGCTGGCCGCCGGCGGACCCGCCGCCGAAGACGCGATGCTGCGCGTGTTCGAGGCCGAAGAGAAGTTCCGCCTCGGCGAGATGGCGCTCAAGCGCGGGCACTACCAGCAGGCGCTCGCCGACTTCGACAAGGCGGTCGAACTCAACCCCGACGAGGGCGAGCATCACGCCATGGCCGCCTACGCGCGGTTCATGGACGCGGCGGACAAGGCCGCGGTGTTCCCGCAGGTCGCCCGCCAGTTCCGCCGGGCGATCGCGCTCGCGCCGAACAACGCCAACGTG
Encoded proteins:
- a CDS encoding tetratricopeptide repeat protein, whose protein sequence is MAPALGSALMAEVARGTTGDRPLARTLYAIAAKRFTGEFTLTAAAGEYRIAWHDGAIVAAAAPVGETLVDRAAAVFGAGDGTFVLDSDATLRPQPDGPVDVRRVIFAGLVTYADAAALERDTAPVAQQPFAPTPHGMAALDRFGFAPADQPWLRRIVEEPGPLADLLDADPTADHRRVRAIVAALLATDAVAPAGASPAGAAPESATADPHADLRALVTAKADAIARGADHFELLGIARDATAEQIRAAYFALAKQIHPDRVRQLGAADLAAAAGKVFARANEAFAVLGDDAKRAEYVAQLAAGGPAAEDAMLRVFEAEEKFRLGEMALKRGHYQQALADFDKAVELNPDEGEHHAMAAYARFMDAADKAAVFPQVARQFRRAIALAPNNANVFYFRGKVAKEVGDLDGAMYCFQRALALDKAHEPAFRERKALAERLAATQAADSPRRERARRGLLGALRR